A stretch of Lathyrus oleraceus cultivar Zhongwan6 chromosome 6, CAAS_Psat_ZW6_1.0, whole genome shotgun sequence DNA encodes these proteins:
- the LOC127098447 gene encoding glycine-rich RNA-binding protein RZ1C isoform X1: MSGKEDNRIFVGGLGWDVTERQLEHAFDRYGKILECQIMMERDTGRPRGFGFITFSDRRGMEDAIKEMNGREIGDRIISVNKAQPRAGGDDADQGYRGGYSSGGRGSYGAGDRVGQDDCFKCGRPGHWARDCPLAGGDGGRGRGSGSFSSRPRFGGAGGHGDRFGERERYIDDRYDGGRYGDRDRLDNRDYKYSGRDRYASDRYATSGGDRFADRYGSGSDYPQNGYGKERGYDRYGGARGGAERNGSGIPAREEGRSYRGRPAPYDRPSRTARPSSFDRY, encoded by the exons ATGTCTGGAAAGGAAGATAATCGAATCTTTGTTGGTGGATTGGGTTGGGACGTTACCGAACGTCAGCTAGAACATGCCTTTGATCGTTACGGCAAGATTCTCGAATGTCAG ATCATGATGGAAAGGGATACAGGACGTCCTCGTGGATTTGGGTTTATTACATTTTCTGACCGTCGGGGAATGGAGGATGCTATTAAAGAAATGAATGGACGGGAAATCGGCGATCGCATCATCTCAGTCAACAAGGCACAGCCTAGGGCAGGGGGTGATGATGCAGACCAAGGGTACAGAGGTGGCTACTCTTCAGGTGGCAGGGGTAGCTACGGGGCTGGAGATAGGGTAGGACAGGATGACTGTTTCAAATGTGGTCGTCCAGGACACTGGGCCCGAGATTGTCCTTTGGCAGGAGGAGATGGTGGTCGTGGTCGGGGTAGTGGTTCTTTTTCTTCACGTCCTAGGTTTGGAGGTGCTGGTGGACACGGGGATCGCTTTGGTGAACGTGAGCGGTACATCGATGATCGTTATGATGGAGGACGTTACGGGGACAGGGACCGCTTAGACAACCGAGACTACAAATATAGTGGCCGTGATCGCTATGCTAGTGACAG GTATGCAACAAGTGGAGGAGATCGATTTGCTGATCGATATGGCAGTGGCTCAGACTACCCGCAAAATGGTTATGGGAAAGAAAGAGGCTATGACCGCTATGGTGGTGCTCGTGGAGGTGCTGAGAGAAATGGAAGTGGAATACCAGCTCGTGAGGAAGGAAGAAGTTATAGGGGTAGGCCTGCTCCTTATGACCGCCCCAGCAGGACTGCTCGGCCATCATCATTTGACCGTTACTAA
- the LOC127098447 gene encoding glycine-rich RNA-binding protein RZ1C isoform X2: MKTILVLCHQNTEIMMERDTGRPRGFGFITFSDRRGMEDAIKEMNGREIGDRIISVNKAQPRAGGDDADQGYRGGYSSGGRGSYGAGDRVGQDDCFKCGRPGHWARDCPLAGGDGGRGRGSGSFSSRPRFGGAGGHGDRFGERERYIDDRYDGGRYGDRDRLDNRDYKYSGRDRYASDRYATSGGDRFADRYGSGSDYPQNGYGKERGYDRYGGARGGAERNGSGIPAREEGRSYRGRPAPYDRPSRTARPSSFDRY, from the exons ATGAAAACCATTCTGGTGCTTTGTCATCAGAACACAGAA ATCATGATGGAAAGGGATACAGGACGTCCTCGTGGATTTGGGTTTATTACATTTTCTGACCGTCGGGGAATGGAGGATGCTATTAAAGAAATGAATGGACGGGAAATCGGCGATCGCATCATCTCAGTCAACAAGGCACAGCCTAGGGCAGGGGGTGATGATGCAGACCAAGGGTACAGAGGTGGCTACTCTTCAGGTGGCAGGGGTAGCTACGGGGCTGGAGATAGGGTAGGACAGGATGACTGTTTCAAATGTGGTCGTCCAGGACACTGGGCCCGAGATTGTCCTTTGGCAGGAGGAGATGGTGGTCGTGGTCGGGGTAGTGGTTCTTTTTCTTCACGTCCTAGGTTTGGAGGTGCTGGTGGACACGGGGATCGCTTTGGTGAACGTGAGCGGTACATCGATGATCGTTATGATGGAGGACGTTACGGGGACAGGGACCGCTTAGACAACCGAGACTACAAATATAGTGGCCGTGATCGCTATGCTAGTGACAG GTATGCAACAAGTGGAGGAGATCGATTTGCTGATCGATATGGCAGTGGCTCAGACTACCCGCAAAATGGTTATGGGAAAGAAAGAGGCTATGACCGCTATGGTGGTGCTCGTGGAGGTGCTGAGAGAAATGGAAGTGGAATACCAGCTCGTGAGGAAGGAAGAAGTTATAGGGGTAGGCCTGCTCCTTATGACCGCCCCAGCAGGACTGCTCGGCCATCATCATTTGACCGTTACTAA
- the LOC127096428 gene encoding uncharacterized protein LOC127096428 has protein sequence MEIFADFMDNIMEVFMDDFLVCGKSFEGCLENLEMVLERCVKVNLVLNWEKCHFMVQEGIVLGHIVPGKGIEVDKAKIVVIKNLQPPKTVREIRSFLGHAAIRYLLSKKDAKPRLLRWILMLQEFDLEIKDKKGTENVVAEHLSRLDNVKADQVPINDDFPYDRLIAQLENDTSECFQKDDPCEKGNSEIENEEIVEAAYA, from the exons ATGGAGATCTTTGCAGATTTTATGGATAAcatcatggaagtgtttatggatgacttctTAGTTTGCGGGAAGAGTTTTGAAGGATGTCTTGAGAACTTGGAAATGGTACTAGAAAGGTGTGTAAAAGTCAACCTTGTACTCaactgggagaaatgccactTCATGGTTCAAGAGGGAATCGTACTTGGACACATAGTTCCAGGAAAGGGGATTGAAGTCGATAAGGCAAAGATAGTGGTAATAAAAAACCTTCAACCTCCCAAAACCGTTAGAGAAATACGAAGTTTCTTAGGtcacgccg CTATTCGGTACTTACTAAGTAAAAAGGATGCTAAGCCAAGGTTGTTAAGATGGATTCTGATgctacaagagtttgatttagaaatcaaagacaagaaaggaactgagaACGTTGTAGCAGAACACCTCTCTAGACTCGATAATGTAAAAGCTGACCAAGTGCCCATCAATGATGACTTCCCATATGACCGACTTATTGCCCAATTAGAAAATGACACATCTGAATGCTTTCAAAAAGACGATCCTTGCGAAAAAGGAAACTCTGAAATTGAAAATGAAGAAATCGTGGAAGCCGCATATGCTTAA